The Bacteroidales bacterium genome includes a window with the following:
- a CDS encoding (Fe-S)-binding protein: MVSSIIFLVVLAITVVLFYRSVNVIIQNIKLGKPLDIKDQQQKRWKTMFLVAIGQSKMVKRPIAGILHILVYTGFIMVNFEMLEIMTDGIAGTHRVFSFLPFYNVLISVFEVFALAVITACVVFLFRRNGLRLARFHKPEMTSWPKLDGNIILITEILLMTALFSMNAADQVLQLKGVEHYPVTGTFLISGFLVPLFSGFSVSTLEFIEGFGWWFHIIGVFAFLNYIPYSKHFHVFLVFPNVYFSKLKPATYISNMEAVTTEVKIAMGIISEEEAGTEEVERFGAKDVRDLSWKSLADAYTCTECGRCTDVCPANKTGKMLSPRKIIMDTRDRLEIVGKGVAKDGNSFDDNKALWGDFISPEELWACTTCNACTNECPVNIDHVSIIMELRRYSSLEEASTPPTLNSALTNIENNGAPWQYSQDDRMLWADGVNVPLMADMFAAGKKPEYLFWVSSAGAFDDRYKKVVRSFVKILNHLKVDFAVLGTEESDSGDLARRAGNEMLYQMQALMNIEVLNGYEVKKIVCTDPHDFNTLKNEYPDLGGNFEVIHHTQFLQEQIAAGNLEIGGDVFEGSTITYHDPCYLGRGNGEYDAPRDVLAAIPSVKVEMKDNRASSLCCGAGGGQMFKEAENGDKEIFMERTEQALETGCNIVATACPFCMAMISDGLKYKEKEETVKNYDIAELVAMSMKL; the protein is encoded by the coding sequence ATGGTATCAAGTATTATTTTTTTAGTCGTTTTGGCCATTACGGTCGTTTTGTTTTACCGAAGTGTAAACGTTATAATTCAAAATATTAAGTTAGGGAAACCTCTCGACATTAAAGACCAACAGCAAAAGCGTTGGAAAACAATGTTTTTAGTGGCTATTGGCCAAAGTAAAATGGTTAAACGTCCTATTGCCGGAATACTACATATTTTAGTTTATACCGGTTTTATAATGGTGAATTTTGAAATGCTTGAGATTATGACCGATGGTATTGCCGGGACTCACAGAGTATTTTCGTTTTTACCCTTTTACAATGTGCTTATCTCGGTATTCGAAGTTTTTGCTTTGGCGGTAATTACAGCTTGTGTGGTTTTCTTATTTCGTAGAAATGGTTTACGCTTGGCTCGTTTTCATAAGCCTGAGATGACAAGCTGGCCAAAACTTGATGGAAATATCATATTAATTACCGAAATTTTATTAATGACTGCCCTTTTTTCTATGAATGCTGCCGATCAAGTACTTCAGTTAAAAGGAGTAGAGCATTATCCTGTTACAGGAACTTTCCTAATTAGTGGATTTTTAGTTCCGCTTTTTTCAGGATTTTCGGTTTCAACTTTAGAATTTATCGAAGGTTTTGGTTGGTGGTTTCATATTATAGGCGTTTTTGCATTTTTAAATTATATTCCATATTCGAAGCATTTTCATGTTTTTCTTGTATTCCCAAATGTATATTTTTCAAAATTAAAACCAGCTACTTATATTAGTAATATGGAAGCTGTAACTACAGAGGTTAAAATTGCGATGGGAATTATTTCGGAAGAAGAAGCCGGAACCGAAGAAGTAGAACGTTTTGGTGCAAAAGATGTTCGCGATTTAAGTTGGAAAAGTCTTGCCGATGCATATACTTGTACAGAATGTGGTAGATGTACCGATGTTTGTCCGGCTAATAAAACCGGTAAAATGCTTTCTCCACGCAAGATTATAATGGATACTCGAGATCGTTTGGAGATTGTAGGAAAAGGTGTAGCTAAAGATGGTAATAGTTTCGATGATAATAAAGCTCTTTGGGGTGATTTTATTAGTCCGGAGGAACTTTGGGCTTGTACTACTTGTAATGCTTGTACCAATGAATGTCCGGTAAATATTGACCATGTTTCCATTATTATGGAGTTACGTCGTTATAGTTCATTAGAAGAAGCTTCAACGCCTCCAACTTTAAATTCTGCTTTAACTAATATCGAAAATAACGGAGCTCCTTGGCAGTATTCTCAAGATGATCGTATGTTATGGGCTGATGGTGTGAATGTTCCACTTATGGCAGATATGTTTGCTGCCGGAAAGAAACCCGAATATTTGTTTTGGGTAAGTTCAGCAGGCGCTTTCGACGATCGTTATAAAAAAGTCGTTCGTAGCTTTGTGAAAATATTAAATCATTTAAAAGTTGATTTTGCCGTTCTTGGAACCGAAGAAAGCGATAGTGGTGATTTAGCTCGTCGTGCCGGTAACGAAATGCTTTATCAAATGCAGGCTTTGATGAATATTGAAGTTTTAAATGGTTATGAAGTGAAAAAAATAGTTTGTACTGATCCTCACGATTTTAATACCCTTAAAAATGAATATCCCGATTTAGGTGGAAATTTTGAAGTGATACATCATACGCAATTCTTGCAAGAGCAAATAGCTGCAGGTAATCTTGAAATAGGTGGTGATGTGTTTGAAGGTAGTACCATTACTTATCACGATCCTTGCTATCTTGGACGTGGAAATGGCGAATATGATGCTCCTCGCGATGTTCTTGCTGCTATACCTTCTGTTAAGGTTGAAATGAAAGATAATAGAGCTTCCAGCTTATGTTGTGGTGCTGGTGGTGGACAAATGTTTAAAGAAGCTGAAAATGGAGATAAAGAAATATTTATGGAACGTACGG
- a CDS encoding PaaI family thioesterase: MQTITNSTVEYLKNQLDKPFTDSISPSTLLLAGTLKHIGVGEAWVDYPIKHDLTNPVGMIQGGFLAAIIDDTIGIAFFSMEPEYMFTTTNLNVNYLFGARKGETVRAKANVIRMGKKIANFECKVYNLKGEVIASSTTNLVVTTVKAMSFIDL; this comes from the coding sequence ATGCAGACTATAACAAACTCAACTGTTGAGTACTTAAAAAATCAACTGGATAAGCCTTTTACTGATAGTATTTCGCCTTCAACTTTGTTGTTAGCTGGTACTCTAAAACATATTGGAGTCGGTGAAGCTTGGGTAGATTACCCAATAAAACATGATTTAACAAATCCTGTTGGTATGATTCAGGGAGGCTTTTTAGCTGCAATTATTGACGATACAATTGGGATTGCATTTTTTAGCATGGAGCCGGAATACATGTTTACCACAACTAACCTTAATGTAAATTATCTTTTTGGAGCGAGAAAAGGCGAAACTGTTAGAGCTAAAGCAAATGTTATTAGGATGGGAAAGAAGATTGCTAATTTTGAATGTAAAGTTTATAATTTAAAAGGAGAAGTAATAGCCAGTTCGACTACTAACCTGGTTGTTACAACTGTCAAAGCTATGTCTTTTATAGATTTATGA
- a CDS encoding long-chain fatty acid--CoA ligase — MESVRRTFDILTYAEKNFSQESALAVKRNGKWERFSTADYRKQVDNFSLGLLSMGFKKGDKIATVTNNRPEWNFIDFGMSQIGVVHVGIYPTISEKEYLHILSHSESRILIVANKDLYDLIYPIFEKIDKLEEIYTIDEIEGVKNWIEISQKGIDEADKYRDLLKQNMDEVKPDDLLTLIYTSGTTGLSKGVMLTHNNVVSNVKIAQTCVPYSEVGDEVLSFLPLCHILERTGNYLWQSIGAKIHYSESIEDIGDDIREIKVKMFITVPRVFEKIYDKITNKGRELSGIKKELFFWAVNLGNQLKANPAERSAWYNFKLKIADKLIFSKWREALGGELKGVISGGAALQPRLARIFRAAGVRVQEGYGLTETSPIVSATLADYPGVKWGSAGLIPDSIKVKIAEDGEILVKGDNVMVGYYKDPEKTREVLTEDGWFHTGDIGNVDENNMLSITDRKKEIFKLSGGKYVAPHLVENTFKESQFIENIMVVGENEKFTGALISPNFEFLHNWCHLHKIKYRDNKDLIYLPVIIERYQKEVEIKNKELGHIEQVKVFRLVCEAWTAETGELSPTQKLKRRVVRKKYDHLLQEIYPQD, encoded by the coding sequence ATGGAATCAGTAAGACGTACTTTCGATATTCTCACTTATGCCGAGAAGAATTTTTCACAAGAATCTGCATTAGCTGTTAAGCGTAATGGTAAATGGGAACGCTTTAGTACTGCCGATTATAGAAAACAAGTTGATAATTTTAGTCTTGGATTATTGTCGATGGGTTTTAAAAAAGGTGATAAAATTGCAACAGTGACTAATAACCGACCAGAATGGAATTTTATTGATTTTGGTATGTCTCAGATTGGTGTAGTTCATGTAGGAATTTATCCTACAATTAGTGAAAAGGAATATCTCCATATTTTGTCTCATTCAGAATCTAGAATATTAATTGTTGCAAATAAAGATTTATATGATTTGATATATCCTATTTTTGAGAAAATTGATAAGCTTGAGGAAATATATACTATTGATGAAATTGAAGGTGTAAAAAATTGGATAGAGATTAGTCAAAAGGGGATTGACGAGGCTGATAAATATCGCGATTTGTTAAAACAAAATATGGATGAAGTAAAACCGGATGATTTACTAACATTGATATATACTTCGGGAACAACCGGTCTTTCAAAAGGTGTTATGCTAACACATAATAATGTAGTCAGCAATGTAAAAATTGCCCAAACTTGTGTCCCCTATAGTGAAGTTGGCGACGAAGTACTGAGTTTCCTTCCTCTTTGTCATATTTTAGAACGTACCGGTAATTATCTTTGGCAATCTATAGGAGCTAAAATTCATTACTCGGAGAGTATTGAGGATATTGGAGATGATATACGTGAGATAAAAGTGAAAATGTTTATTACCGTTCCTCGTGTTTTTGAAAAAATATATGATAAGATTACAAATAAAGGTAGAGAGCTTTCGGGTATTAAAAAGGAACTTTTCTTTTGGGCTGTTAATTTGGGAAATCAATTAAAAGCAAATCCTGCAGAACGTTCTGCTTGGTATAATTTTAAATTAAAAATTGCAGATAAACTCATATTTAGTAAATGGCGTGAGGCATTAGGCGGAGAACTTAAAGGTGTAATTTCCGGAGGAGCTGCTTTACAGCCTCGATTAGCACGGATATTTAGAGCTGCCGGTGTACGTGTTCAAGAAGGTTATGGATTAACAGAAACTTCACCAATTGTTTCTGCAACTTTAGCTGATTATCCCGGTGTAAAATGGGGAAGTGCAGGTTTAATTCCTGATAGCATCAAAGTTAAAATAGCCGAAGACGGTGAAATACTTGTTAAAGGCGATAATGTTATGGTGGGTTATTATAAAGATCCTGAAAAAACACGTGAGGTATTAACCGAAGATGGCTGGTTTCATACAGGTGATATTGGAAATGTAGATGAGAATAATATGCTAAGTATTACCGATAGAAAAAAAGAGATATTTAAACTTAGTGGAGGAAAATATGTTGCACCTCATTTGGTGGAAAATACTTTTAAAGAATCTCAGTTTATAGAGAATATTATGGTTGTTGGTGAAAATGAAAAATTTACAGGAGCTTTAATTTCACCTAATTTTGAGTTCCTACATAATTGGTGTCATTTACATAAAATAAAATATCGTGATAATAAAGATTTAATCTATTTGCCAGTAATTATCGAGCGTTATCAAAAAGAAGTAGAGATAAAGAATAAAGAATTAGGACATATTGAACAAGTAAAAGTATTTCGTTTGGTGTGTGAAGCTTGGACTGCCGAAACAGGTGAATTATCTCCAACGCAAAAACTCAAGCGTAGAGTTGTAAGGAAAAAGTATGACCATTTACTTCAAGAAATATATCCTCAAGACTGA
- a CDS encoding long-chain fatty acid--CoA ligase has protein sequence MEVTRTFDILERMRQNFMTDDALAVKRNKKWDIFTSQEYLDNAYDFAYGLLALGYKKGEKIGTVSNNRPEWNIVDMGMSMAGLIHVPIYPTISDSEYEYILAHSEVKTLLISDKLLYKRLVPLADKVETIKNIYVFNEGIEGAKSWTEIRDLGTQNRDKYKEELETIKASIKSEDMVTIIYTSGTTGNAKGVMLSHNNLISNAISTSKIQPLVAGEKALSFLPLCHVYERMLNYHFQYKGIKIYYAENMATIVDNLKEINPHGFSSVPRLLEKVFDKIMAKGKDLEGIKKRIFFWAVELGLRYELNNANGWFYEQKLKIARKLIFSKWQEALGGNVKVIISGGAALQPRLARVFRAAGINVQEGYGLTETSPVIAVNHTEYPNIKFGTVGPILEDVEVKIAEDGEILTKGPHIMLGYYKAPDLTAEVIDEDGWFHTGDIGIMEDGKYLKITDRKKEIFKLSSGKYVAPQAIENKCKESMFIENVMVIGENEKFASALVSPDFNHLHYWATKHKLHYRDNEELVRMPEVVKRYQTEVNDINKKLSDTEKIKRFKLVCSEWTPNTGELSPTLKLKRKFLYDKYDHLVKEIFQTAGSGNI, from the coding sequence ATGGAAGTTACAAGAACATTTGATATCCTTGAGCGCATGCGCCAGAACTTTATGACTGATGATGCTTTAGCTGTTAAGCGCAATAAAAAATGGGATATTTTTACAAGTCAAGAATATTTGGATAATGCCTATGATTTTGCTTATGGCCTTTTAGCTTTAGGTTATAAAAAGGGAGAGAAAATAGGAACAGTATCTAATAATCGTCCGGAATGGAATATTGTTGATATGGGAATGTCTATGGCAGGACTTATACATGTGCCAATTTATCCAACAATTTCGGATTCAGAGTATGAGTATATTTTGGCTCATTCCGAAGTAAAAACTTTACTTATTTCAGATAAGTTACTTTATAAGCGTCTTGTTCCTTTGGCTGATAAAGTGGAGACAATTAAAAATATTTATGTTTTTAATGAAGGAATAGAAGGAGCAAAGTCTTGGACTGAGATTCGCGATTTGGGAACTCAAAATCGTGATAAGTATAAAGAAGAACTAGAAACCATTAAAGCTTCCATTAAGTCGGAAGATATGGTAACTATTATTTATACTAGTGGAACTACAGGTAATGCAAAAGGAGTGATGCTCTCTCATAATAATTTGATATCTAATGCTATATCTACTTCTAAAATCCAGCCTTTGGTAGCAGGGGAAAAGGCATTGAGCTTTTTACCTCTATGTCATGTGTATGAGCGTATGCTTAATTATCATTTTCAGTATAAAGGTATTAAGATTTATTATGCTGAGAATATGGCTACTATCGTCGATAATCTGAAAGAAATAAATCCTCATGGGTTTAGTTCGGTACCTCGTTTATTAGAAAAAGTTTTTGATAAGATTATGGCTAAGGGAAAAGATTTGGAAGGAATCAAAAAGAGAATCTTTTTCTGGGCGGTAGAATTAGGCTTGCGCTATGAGTTAAATAATGCTAATGGTTGGTTTTATGAACAAAAATTAAAGATTGCTCGTAAACTTATTTTTTCTAAATGGCAGGAAGCTCTTGGTGGAAATGTAAAAGTTATTATTTCGGGAGGTGCTGCATTGCAACCTCGTTTAGCACGTGTTTTTCGCGCAGCAGGTATTAATGTTCAAGAAGGTTATGGCTTAACAGAAACTTCGCCGGTAATTGCTGTAAATCATACAGAATATCCTAATATTAAATTTGGTACTGTTGGTCCAATATTAGAAGATGTTGAAGTTAAAATAGCCGAAGATGGTGAAATATTAACAAAAGGGCCTCATATTATGTTAGGTTACTATAAAGCACCAGATTTAACTGCTGAAGTTATTGATGAAGATGGTTGGTTTCATACTGGCGATATTGGTATTATGGAAGATGGTAAGTATCTGAAAATTACCGATCGTAAAAAAGAAATTTTTAAACTGTCTTCAGGAAAATACGTAGCTCCCCAAGCTATTGAAAATAAATGTAAAGAATCTATGTTTATTGAAAATGTTATGGTTATTGGTGAAAATGAGAAGTTTGCCAGTGCTTTGGTTTCTCCCGATTTTAATCATCTGCATTATTGGGCTACAAAACATAAATTGCATTATCGTGATAACGAAGAATTGGTACGTATGCCCGAAGTAGTTAAGCGTTATCAAACAGAAGTGAATGATATTAATAAAAAATTAAGTGATACTGAAAAAATTAAACGCTTTAAATTAGTATGTTCTGAATGGACTCCAAATACAGGCGAATTATCACCTACATTGAAATTAAAAAGAAAATTCCTTTATGATAAATACGATCATCTTGTTAAAGAAATATTTCAAACTGCTGGAAGTGGAAATATATAG
- a CDS encoding UDP-glucose/GDP-mannose dehydrogenase family protein, translated as MKITIVGTGYVGLVTGACFSEVGIDVTCVDIDVKKIENLKKGILPIWEPGLEDMVQRNVENNRLHFSTSLADSLEGTEVVFGAVGTPPDEDGSADLKYVLQVAREVGRNINDYVLMVTKSTVPVGTAEKVRSALQEELDKRGAMIKFDVASNPEFLKEGDAVNDFLKPDRIVVGCDTERAVRTVERLYKPFTLNGHPVIFMDITSAEMTKYAANSMLATKISFMNDIANLCEIVGADVNAVRKGIGSDSRIGKKFIYPGTGYGGSCFPKDVKALIKTADSYSYNMRVLKAVEEVNESQKSILFNKLNKHFNYDLKGKHIALWGLSFKPQTDDMREAPSLVIIRKLREAGATIKAYDPVAMEESKRILGDKIEYAEDKYDALLDADALIVVTEWPEFKFLNFHQVSQLLTNNLILDGRNIYDAKEMKENDFTYYCIGLNTVK; from the coding sequence ATGAAAATTACAATAGTTGGAACAGGCTACGTTGGTTTAGTAACCGGAGCTTGTTTTTCGGAAGTAGGTATCGACGTAACCTGTGTTGATATTGATGTAAAAAAAATCGAAAATCTTAAAAAAGGCATCTTACCCATTTGGGAACCAGGTTTAGAAGATATGGTTCAACGAAATGTTGAAAATAACCGTTTACATTTCAGTACCAGTCTTGCAGACAGCCTTGAAGGAACGGAAGTTGTTTTTGGTGCCGTAGGAACTCCTCCCGATGAAGATGGAAGTGCAGACCTTAAGTACGTATTACAAGTTGCTCGAGAAGTTGGTAGAAATATTAACGATTATGTTTTAATGGTCACCAAAAGCACTGTCCCTGTTGGAACTGCCGAGAAAGTTCGCTCAGCTCTACAAGAAGAGTTAGATAAACGTGGTGCAATGATAAAATTTGATGTTGCTTCTAACCCCGAATTCCTAAAAGAGGGCGATGCTGTTAACGATTTCCTTAAACCGGATCGTATAGTTGTTGGCTGCGATACGGAGAGAGCTGTACGAACAGTAGAGCGCCTATACAAACCTTTTACTTTAAATGGGCATCCAGTTATTTTTATGGATATTACTTCAGCAGAAATGACTAAATACGCAGCAAACTCCATGTTGGCAACAAAGATTAGTTTTATGAACGATATTGCTAACCTTTGTGAAATTGTTGGTGCCGATGTAAATGCTGTTAGAAAAGGAATTGGCAGCGATTCGCGTATAGGAAAAAAATTCATCTACCCGGGAACGGGATATGGAGGATCATGTTTCCCAAAAGACGTAAAAGCTTTAATTAAAACCGCCGACAGTTATTCTTATAATATGCGTGTTTTAAAAGCAGTAGAAGAAGTAAACGAAAGTCAGAAATCTATTTTATTCAATAAGCTGAACAAACACTTCAATTATGATTTAAAAGGTAAGCATATTGCTTTATGGGGACTTTCTTTCAAACCTCAAACCGACGATATGCGTGAAGCTCCGTCTTTGGTAATTATTCGCAAACTTCGCGAAGCAGGAGCCACGATTAAAGCCTATGATCCTGTCGCAATGGAAGAATCTAAGCGAATCCTTGGCGACAAAATTGAATATGCTGAAGACAAATACGACGCCTTATTAGATGCTGACGCACTAATAGTTGTAACAGAATGGCCAGAATTCAAATTCTTAAACTTCCATCAAGTAAGCCAATTATTGACAAACAATTTAATTCTTGACGGACGAAACATATACGATGCTAAAGAAATGAAAGAGAACGACTTCACCTATTATTGTATTGGTTTAAACACAGTAAAATAA